One Sphaerisporangium krabiense DNA segment encodes these proteins:
- the dnaA gene encoding chromosomal replication initiator protein DnaA, with translation MDGVDLGTLWARALESFAEGSVPPQHRAWLTMTQPIGLTNGTILLAAPNDFAKDVLETKLLPMLAHALSQGYGRPLRLAVIVDPTAGAGDARPPHADGYPQGAAPRNDGYPQGGQPQQGYGKPGGQGSLPQVPSREPGISTGYPQARPQDRPFSYGYGGNSEGSYDDAPGGASQGYPQDGYQGQDSFGDRRDKGPDQASSPDAPAAEQSYPREDDGRRFPHGDAPQPFPRGDSFPRGEAPQRFPRDDQQFSRGEGDRPYASSSTGGYAVQPSYPGRPEAQPPRPRQDADGFDRPVQNRWDSRGGKPSEPARLNPKYTFETFVIGASNRFAHAAAVAVAEAPAKAYNPLFIYGDSGLGKTHLLHAIGHYAQRLYDGARVRYVSSEEFTNDFINSIRDHKADGFRARYRAVDILLVDDIQFLEGKEQTQEEFFHTFNTLHNANKQIVISSDRAPKQLVTLEDRLRNRFEWGLITDVQPPELETRIAILRKKAIQEGLAAPGDVLEYIASKISTNIRELEGALIRVTAFASLNRQSVDLQLAEVVLKDLITEDSSTEITIATIMAQTAAYFGLSIDDLCGSSRSRVLVTARQIAMYLARELTDLSLPKIGQQFGGRDHTTVMHAERKIRSLMAERRSMYNQVTELTNRIKQNSRSA, from the coding sequence ATGGATGGCGTCGACCTCGGCACGTTGTGGGCCCGGGCGCTGGAGAGCTTCGCGGAAGGCAGTGTCCCGCCCCAGCACCGTGCCTGGCTGACCATGACGCAGCCCATCGGGCTCACCAATGGCACGATCCTCCTCGCCGCGCCCAACGACTTCGCCAAGGACGTCCTGGAGACCAAGCTCCTGCCGATGCTCGCGCACGCGCTGTCCCAGGGGTACGGCCGCCCGCTGCGCCTGGCCGTCATCGTCGACCCGACGGCCGGGGCCGGCGACGCCCGGCCTCCGCACGCGGACGGTTATCCCCAGGGAGCGGCGCCCAGGAACGACGGTTATCCCCAAGGTGGACAACCGCAGCAGGGCTACGGAAAGCCTGGTGGGCAAGGGTCTTTGCCGCAGGTCCCGTCGCGCGAGCCCGGGATATCCACCGGCTATCCACAGGCGAGGCCACAGGATCGGCCGTTCTCCTACGGCTATGGGGGAAACTCCGAGGGCTCCTACGACGACGCGCCCGGAGGGGCGTCCCAGGGATATCCACAGGACGGCTACCAGGGGCAGGATTCCTTCGGCGACCGCCGGGACAAGGGCCCCGACCAGGCGTCCTCGCCCGACGCGCCCGCGGCCGAGCAGTCGTACCCGCGTGAGGACGACGGCCGGCGCTTTCCCCACGGCGACGCGCCGCAGCCGTTCCCCCGGGGGGACTCCTTTCCCCGTGGCGAGGCTCCGCAGCGTTTTCCCCGCGATGACCAGCAGTTCTCCCGGGGTGAGGGCGACCGGCCGTACGCCTCCTCGTCCACGGGCGGGTACGCCGTCCAGCCGTCGTATCCGGGCAGGCCGGAGGCACAGCCGCCGCGCCCGCGCCAGGACGCGGATGGTTTCGACCGTCCTGTGCAGAACCGCTGGGACAGCCGGGGCGGGAAACCGAGCGAGCCCGCCCGGCTCAACCCCAAGTACACCTTCGAGACGTTCGTCATCGGCGCGTCGAACCGGTTCGCGCACGCGGCCGCGGTCGCGGTGGCCGAGGCGCCGGCGAAGGCGTACAACCCCCTGTTCATCTACGGCGATTCGGGGCTGGGGAAAACCCACCTGCTCCATGCGATCGGGCATTACGCCCAACGGCTCTACGACGGCGCCCGGGTGAGGTACGTGAGCTCGGAAGAGTTCACCAACGACTTCATCAACTCGATCCGCGACCACAAGGCGGACGGTTTCCGCGCCCGGTACCGGGCTGTGGACATCCTGCTCGTGGACGACATCCAGTTCCTGGAGGGCAAGGAGCAGACGCAGGAGGAGTTCTTCCACACCTTCAACACCCTCCACAACGCCAACAAGCAGATCGTGATCTCCAGCGACCGCGCGCCCAAGCAGCTCGTCACCCTGGAGGATCGTCTGCGCAACCGGTTCGAGTGGGGGCTGATCACGGACGTGCAGCCGCCGGAGCTGGAGACGCGCATCGCGATCCTGCGCAAGAAGGCGATCCAGGAAGGGCTCGCCGCCCCTGGTGACGTGCTCGAATACATCGCGAGCAAGATCTCGACCAACATCCGCGAGCTGGAGGGCGCGCTGATCCGCGTCACGGCGTTCGCCAGCCTGAACCGCCAGTCGGTCGACCTTCAACTCGCCGAGGTCGTGCTGAAGGACCTCATCACCGAGGACTCCAGCACCGAGATCACCATCGCCACGATCATGGCGCAGACCGCCGCGTACTTCGGGCTGTCCATCGACGACCTGTGCGGAAGCTCGCGGTCGCGGGTGCTGGTCACCGCACGCCAGATCGCCATGTACCTGGCGCGCGAGCTCACCGACCTCTCGCTCCCCAAGATCGGCCAGCAGTTCGGCGGGCGGGACCACACCACCGTCATGCACGCGGAACGCAAGATCAGGTCGCTGATGGCGGAGCGCAGGTCGATGTACAACCAGGTCACGGAGCTGACGAACCGCATCAAACAGAACAGCCGCAGCGCCTGA
- the dnaN gene encoding DNA polymerase III subunit beta, producing MMFRVDRDVLAEAVAWTARSLPARPSVPVLAGMRLEVTDQQQLKLSGFDYEVSAEVTLELQTGDPGVVLVSGRLLAEITRALPAQPVDFVVEGAKAVVTCGSARFTLLTMPVEDYPSLPAMPPAAGRVGSDVFSSAVAQVAVAAGKDDTLPMLTGVRMEIEGDTVTLAATDRYRLAVRELKWQPDQPDFSAIAMIPGRTLADTAKSLTTGAEVEIALSSTGGTGEGMIGFSSAGRRTTTRLLDPEFPKYRSLLPTEFSAHADLATSAFVEAVKRVALVAERNTPVRLAFHGGEVVLEAGSGDEAQAVEVLPVDFDGDEINIAFNHQFLLEGLGAIDSDVARLQFTTSTKPAILTGKPVDDGMTPDYRYLIMPIRLSS from the coding sequence GTGATGTTCCGGGTCGACCGAGACGTGCTCGCAGAGGCTGTGGCGTGGACCGCCCGCAGCCTGCCCGCGAGGCCGTCCGTGCCGGTGCTCGCCGGCATGCGGCTTGAGGTCACCGACCAGCAGCAGCTCAAGCTCTCCGGGTTCGACTACGAGGTGTCCGCCGAGGTGACCCTGGAGTTGCAGACCGGCGACCCCGGCGTGGTGCTCGTCTCCGGCAGGCTCCTCGCCGAGATCACCCGCGCGCTTCCCGCACAGCCTGTGGATTTCGTGGTGGAAGGCGCGAAAGCGGTGGTCACCTGCGGCAGCGCCAGATTCACCCTGTTGACGATGCCTGTGGAGGACTACCCCTCCCTGCCCGCGATGCCCCCTGCGGCGGGCCGCGTCGGCAGCGACGTGTTCTCCTCCGCCGTCGCCCAGGTCGCCGTCGCCGCCGGCAAGGACGACACGCTGCCCATGCTCACCGGCGTGCGCATGGAGATCGAGGGCGACACCGTCACCCTCGCCGCGACCGACCGCTACCGCCTCGCCGTGCGCGAGCTCAAGTGGCAGCCGGACCAGCCCGACTTCTCGGCGATCGCGATGATCCCGGGCCGCACGCTCGCCGACACCGCCAAGTCGCTCACCACCGGCGCCGAGGTCGAGATCGCGCTCAGCTCCACCGGCGGCACCGGCGAGGGCATGATCGGCTTCTCCAGCGCCGGGCGCCGCACCACCACCCGCCTGCTGGACCCGGAGTTCCCCAAGTACCGCTCGCTGCTGCCCACCGAGTTCTCCGCCCACGCCGACCTGGCGACCTCCGCGTTCGTCGAGGCCGTCAAGCGCGTCGCGCTGGTCGCCGAGCGCAACACCCCGGTGCGGCTGGCGTTCCACGGTGGCGAGGTCGTGCTGGAGGCGGGCAGCGGCGACGAGGCGCAGGCGGTCGAGGTCCTGCCGGTCGACTTCGACGGCGACGAGATCAACATCGCCTTCAACCACCAGTTCCTGCTGGAGGGCCTCGGCGCGATCGACTCCGACGTCGCCCGGCTGCAGTTCACCACGTCCACCAAGCCGGCGATCCTCACCGGGAAACCGGTAGATGACGGGATGACGCCCGACTACCGTTACCTCATCATGCCGATCCGCCTCTCCAGCTAG
- the recF gene encoding DNA replication/repair protein RecF (All proteins in this family for which functions are known are DNA-binding proteins that assist the filamentation of RecA onto DNA for the initiation of recombination or recombinational repair.) produces MHVAHLSLTDFRSYSAVELALEPGVTAFVGPNGQGKTNLVEALGYVATLGSFRVATDAPLVRQGAARAIIRSVVVRDERRALVELEINPGRANRARLNRSPVSRPRDVLGLLRVVLFAPEDLTLVKGDPSDRRRFLDDLLVARAPRFAGVRADYDRVLKQRGALLRSAMQSRQGRRQSPRRQEAESGFSAAGAGDALSTLEVWDVHLARHGAELLAARLELVEALRPYVARAYALLAPASAPAGIAYRGTLSTESTASAGDGGLVAAEDGPPSTGAGVLVTDRAALEAALRAALLEARPAELERGVTLVGPHRDDLFLSLGELPARGYASHGESWSFALALRLAAYDLLRAEGGDPVLILDDVFAELDSRRRRSLADIVASAEQVLITAAVPEDVPAQLAGARFDVAEGSVTRVR; encoded by the coding sequence GTGCATGTCGCCCATCTGTCGCTGACCGACTTCCGGTCCTACTCCGCCGTGGAGCTGGCCCTGGAGCCGGGGGTGACGGCGTTCGTGGGGCCCAACGGCCAGGGCAAGACCAACCTGGTCGAGGCGCTCGGCTACGTCGCGACGCTGGGCAGCTTCAGGGTGGCCACCGACGCCCCCCTCGTGCGGCAGGGGGCCGCGCGGGCGATCATCCGTTCCGTCGTGGTCCGCGACGAGCGCCGCGCCCTGGTCGAGCTGGAGATCAACCCGGGCCGCGCCAACCGGGCCCGGCTCAACCGCTCCCCCGTGTCGCGGCCCCGCGACGTCCTCGGCCTGCTGCGCGTGGTGCTCTTCGCGCCCGAGGACCTCACGCTGGTGAAGGGCGACCCCTCCGACCGCCGCCGTTTCCTGGACGATCTGCTGGTCGCCCGCGCGCCGCGCTTCGCCGGCGTCCGCGCCGACTACGACCGCGTCCTCAAGCAGCGCGGCGCCCTGCTGCGCAGCGCCATGCAGTCCAGGCAGGGCCGGCGCCAGAGCCCGCGCCGCCAGGAGGCCGAGTCGGGCTTCTCGGCGGCCGGCGCGGGCGACGCCCTGTCCACCCTGGAGGTGTGGGACGTCCACCTCGCGCGCCACGGCGCCGAGCTGCTGGCCGCGCGGCTGGAGCTGGTCGAGGCGCTGCGCCCGTACGTGGCGCGGGCGTACGCGCTGCTCGCCCCCGCCTCCGCGCCCGCCGGCATCGCCTACCGCGGCACGTTGTCCACGGAATCCACGGCCTCCGCCGGGGATGGCGGCCTGGTGGCGGCCGAGGACGGTCCGCCGTCCACAGGCGCGGGCGTCCTTGTGACCGACCGCGCGGCCCTGGAGGCGGCCCTGCGGGCGGCGCTGCTGGAGGCCCGCCCGGCCGAGCTGGAACGCGGCGTCACGCTGGTCGGCCCGCACCGCGACGATCTCTTCCTCAGCCTCGGCGAGCTTCCCGCGCGCGGCTACGCCAGCCACGGCGAGTCCTGGTCGTTCGCGCTCGCCCTGCGGCTGGCCGCCTATGACCTGCTCAGGGCCGAGGGCGGCGACCCTGTCCTGATCCTCGACGACGTCTTCGCCGAGCTCGACAGCCGCAGGCGCCGCAGCCTCGCCGACATCGTGGCCTCCGCCGAGCAGGTGCTGATCACGGCCGCGGTGCCGGAGGACGTCCCCGCGCAGCTCGCCGGTGCCCGTTTCGACGTCGCGGAAGGGAGCGTCACCCGTGTCCGGTGA
- a CDS encoding DUF721 domain-containing protein yields MSGDPAVEKTATGVQSSEGLAARGAALAREKLAQAKADAAKRGRLPRREPRRRSAAARRESGDPQLFGRAIRDLLADRGWEQPVAVGGVFGRWHEIVGPDLAAHTKPETFADGEVLVVADSTAWATQVRLLASTLVRRLNEELGDGTVQRVKVRGPQNGPRPTGGLRVTGSRGPGDTYG; encoded by the coding sequence GTGTCCGGTGATCCGGCCGTCGAGAAGACGGCGACGGGAGTGCAGTCGTCCGAGGGTCTGGCCGCGCGGGGGGCGGCGCTGGCGCGCGAGAAGCTGGCGCAGGCGAAGGCGGACGCCGCCAAGCGCGGCCGCCTGCCGCGGCGCGAGCCCCGGCGCAGGTCGGCGGCGGCGCGGCGCGAGTCCGGCGACCCTCAGCTCTTCGGCCGCGCCATCCGCGACCTGCTCGCCGACCGCGGGTGGGAGCAGCCGGTCGCCGTGGGAGGCGTGTTCGGCCGCTGGCACGAGATCGTCGGCCCCGACCTCGCCGCCCACACCAAGCCCGAGACCTTCGCCGACGGAGAGGTGCTGGTCGTCGCCGACTCCACCGCCTGGGCGACACAGGTGCGCCTGCTGGCGTCCACGCTGGTCAGACGGCTGAACGAGGAGCTCGGCGACGGTACTGTGCAGAGGGTGAAGGTGCGCGGGCCGCAGAACGGCCCCAGGCCCACGGGTGGCCTGCGCGTTACCGGAAGCAGGGGACCCGGCGACACCTACGGCTGA
- the gyrB gene encoding DNA topoisomerase (ATP-hydrolyzing) subunit B, with the protein MSYDASSITVLEGLEAVRKRPGMYIGSTGERGLHHLVYEIVDNSVDEALAGYADHIEVTLLADNGVRVVDNGRGIPVGIVPGEQRPAVEVVLTVLHAGGKFDSKSYAVSGGLHGVGAAVVNALSSRLEVEVKTDGYIWRQSYTRGVPNAPLDRGEATAETGTTTRFWADDSIFETTSWSFETLSRRFQEMAFLNKGLTMVLRDERPDHVNGEPHAVTYHYEGGIADFVRHINSKKEAVHQSVIDFEADGDGISVEIAMQWNSSYTESVYTFANTINTAEGGTHEEGFRAALTSIVNRYAREQKILKEGKDDNLTGEDIREGLTAIISVKLADPQFEGQTKTKLGNTEAKSFVQKACNDSIRDWFERNPGEAKEILNKSLQASRARIAARQARDLTRRKSLLEAGSGLPGKLADCQWTEPEKCELYIVEGDSAGGSAKGGRDPKYQAILPIRGKILNVEKARIDRVLKNAEVQALITALGTGVHAEFDITKLRYHKLILMADADVDGQHITTLLLTLLFRFMRPLIEAGHVYLSQPPLYKIKWDRKGEDASYAYSDRERDAIIEAGVAQGRRDPRLHDGIQRFKGLGEMNASQLWETTMNPATRVLLQVTLDDAAQADEMFTVLMGEDVEARRSFIIRNARDVRFLDV; encoded by the coding sequence TTGTCCTACGACGCTAGCTCTATCACCGTTCTCGAAGGTCTTGAGGCGGTTCGAAAGCGCCCCGGCATGTACATCGGGTCGACGGGAGAACGCGGCCTCCACCACCTGGTCTACGAGATCGTGGACAACTCGGTCGACGAGGCCCTCGCCGGGTACGCCGACCACATCGAGGTCACCCTCCTCGCCGACAACGGCGTGCGCGTCGTGGACAACGGCCGAGGCATACCGGTCGGCATCGTCCCCGGCGAGCAGCGCCCGGCCGTCGAGGTCGTCCTCACCGTGCTCCACGCGGGCGGCAAGTTCGACAGCAAGTCGTACGCCGTCTCCGGTGGTCTGCACGGCGTCGGCGCCGCGGTCGTGAACGCCCTGTCCTCGCGCCTGGAGGTCGAGGTCAAGACGGACGGCTACATCTGGCGCCAGTCCTACACCCGAGGCGTGCCCAACGCCCCCCTGGACCGCGGCGAGGCGACCGCGGAGACGGGCACCACGACCAGGTTCTGGGCCGACGACTCGATCTTCGAGACGACGTCCTGGAGCTTCGAGACCTTGTCGCGCCGCTTCCAGGAGATGGCGTTCCTCAACAAGGGCCTGACGATGGTCCTGCGCGACGAGCGGCCCGACCACGTCAACGGCGAGCCGCACGCCGTCACCTACCACTACGAGGGCGGCATCGCCGACTTCGTCCGGCACATCAACTCGAAGAAGGAAGCGGTCCACCAGTCGGTCATCGACTTCGAGGCCGACGGCGACGGCATCTCCGTCGAGATCGCCATGCAGTGGAACTCCTCGTACACCGAGTCGGTCTACACCTTCGCGAACACGATCAACACCGCCGAGGGCGGCACCCACGAGGAGGGCTTCCGCGCGGCGCTGACCAGCATCGTCAACCGCTACGCGCGCGAGCAGAAGATCCTCAAGGAAGGCAAGGACGACAACCTCACCGGCGAGGACATCCGCGAGGGCCTCACGGCGATCATCTCGGTCAAGCTGGCCGACCCTCAGTTCGAGGGTCAGACCAAGACCAAGCTGGGCAACACCGAGGCCAAGTCGTTCGTGCAGAAGGCCTGCAACGACTCCATCCGCGACTGGTTCGAGCGCAACCCGGGCGAGGCCAAGGAGATCCTCAACAAGTCCCTCCAGGCGTCCCGCGCCCGCATCGCCGCCCGCCAGGCCCGCGACCTCACCCGCCGCAAGTCCCTGCTGGAGGCCGGCTCCGGGCTGCCCGGCAAGCTGGCGGACTGCCAGTGGACCGAGCCGGAGAAGTGCGAGCTGTACATCGTCGAGGGCGATTCGGCGGGCGGCTCGGCCAAGGGCGGTCGCGATCCGAAGTACCAGGCGATCCTCCCCATCCGCGGCAAGATCCTCAACGTCGAGAAGGCCCGCATCGACAGGGTCCTGAAGAACGCCGAGGTCCAGGCCCTGATCACCGCGCTCGGCACCGGCGTGCACGCGGAGTTCGACATCACGAAGCTCCGCTACCACAAGCTCATCCTCATGGCGGACGCCGACGTCGACGGCCAGCACATCACCACCCTGCTGCTGACCTTGCTGTTCCGCTTCATGCGGCCGCTGATCGAGGCCGGGCACGTCTACCTGTCCCAGCCTCCCCTCTACAAGATCAAGTGGGACCGCAAGGGCGAGGACGCCAGCTACGCCTACTCCGACCGCGAGCGCGACGCCATCATCGAGGCCGGCGTCGCCCAGGGGCGGCGCGACCCGCGCCTGCACGACGGCATCCAGCGCTTCAAGGGTCTGGGCGAGATGAACGCCTCCCAGCTCTGGGAGACCACCATGAACCCGGCCACCCGGGTCCTCCTCCAGGTCACCCTCGACGACGCCGCCCAGGCCGACGAGATGTTCACCGTCCTCATGGGCGAGGACGTCGAGGCACGCAGGTCGTTCATCATTAGAAACGCACGGGATGTCCGATTCCTGGACGTGTAG
- the gnd gene encoding phosphogluconate dehydrogenase (NAD(+)-dependent, decarboxylating) produces the protein MGREKAGYGANGRRERGRPSSRGVADMQIGMIGLGKMGGNMAERLRRAGHDVVGYDRDPKVSDVGGLSELVERLNTPRAVWVMVPAGDPTRATIGELGELLSPGDIVIDGGNSHYLDDQKHAEELAAKGISFVDVGVSGGVWGLRNGYALMVGGEADAVHTLMPVFETLKPEGEDGFVHAGKVGAGHFAKMVHNGIEYGVMQAFAEGWELLEATDLVTDVPATFKSWRTGTVIRSWLLDLLVRALEEDADLSELKGYAEDSGEGRWTVQAAVDHAVPLPAITAALYARFASRQEDSPAMKMVAALRNQFGGHAVSSAEGQHAKGADSPGADVTPPVEAQG, from the coding sequence ATTGGACGGGAAAAGGCCGGGTACGGCGCGAACGGGCGTCGTGAACGAGGAAGACCTTCATCGAGGGGTGTGGCGGACATGCAGATCGGCATGATCGGGCTCGGCAAGATGGGCGGCAACATGGCCGAGCGGCTGCGGCGCGCCGGTCATGACGTGGTCGGGTACGACCGCGACCCCAAGGTCAGCGACGTCGGCGGCCTGAGCGAGCTGGTCGAGCGCCTGAACACCCCTCGGGCGGTCTGGGTGATGGTCCCCGCGGGCGACCCGACCAGGGCGACGATCGGGGAGCTGGGCGAGCTGCTCTCGCCCGGCGACATCGTCATCGACGGAGGCAACTCGCACTACCTCGACGACCAGAAGCACGCCGAGGAGCTCGCCGCCAAGGGCATCTCGTTCGTGGACGTCGGCGTCAGCGGCGGCGTGTGGGGCCTGCGCAACGGCTACGCCCTCATGGTCGGCGGCGAGGCGGACGCCGTCCACACGCTGATGCCCGTCTTCGAGACGCTCAAGCCCGAGGGCGAAGACGGTTTCGTCCACGCCGGCAAGGTCGGCGCGGGGCATTTCGCCAAGATGGTCCACAACGGCATCGAGTACGGCGTCATGCAGGCGTTCGCCGAGGGCTGGGAGCTCCTGGAGGCCACGGACCTCGTCACCGACGTCCCCGCCACCTTCAAGAGCTGGCGCACCGGCACGGTGATCCGCTCCTGGCTGCTCGACCTGCTGGTCCGCGCCCTGGAGGAGGACGCCGACCTGTCGGAGCTGAAGGGCTACGCCGAGGACTCCGGCGAGGGCCGCTGGACGGTCCAGGCCGCCGTCGACCACGCCGTCCCGCTCCCGGCGATCACCGCCGCGCTGTACGCCCGTTTCGCCTCCCGTCAGGAGGACTCCCCGGCGATGAAGATGGTCGCGGCGCTGCGCAACCAGTTCGGCGGCCACGCCGTCTCCTCGGCCGAGGGGCAGCACGCCAAGGGCGCGGACTCCCCGGGCGCCGACGTCACCCCGCCCGTGGAGGCCCAGGGCTGA
- the gyrA gene encoding DNA gyrase subunit A translates to MTEVNVPPGTPADRIEPVDIQSEMQRSYMDYAMSVIVSRALPDVRDGLKPVHRRVLYAMYDGGYRPDRGYFKCSRVVGDVMGSYHPHGDASIYDTVVRLAQPWALRYTLVDGQGNFGSPGNDPAAAMRYTECRLAPIAMEMLRDIDKETVDFQPNYDGRSQEPVVLPSRFPNLLVNGAAGIAVGMATNIPPHNLREVAEGVRWCLDHPDSSDEELLEALIARIKGPDFPTGALIVGRRGIDDAYRTGRGSITMRAIVEVEEDAKGRQCLVVTALPYQVNPDNLALTIAELVKDGKVSGIADVRDETSSRTGQRLVIVLKRDAVAKVVLNNLYKHTQLQTTFGANMLALVDGVPRTLRLDQFVKHYVAHQIEVVVRRTRYLLRKAQERAHILSGLLKALDRMDEVIALIRRSPSAAQAVGGLVELLEIDEIQAQAILDMQLRKLAALERQQIIDEYESLITQIADYQEILASESRQRQIVSDELGEIVSRYGDERKTEIIAYDGDMSIEDLIAEEDMVVTITRGGYAKRTRTDQYRAQKRGGKGVRGAQLRQDDIVEHFFVTTTHHWLLFFTNKGRVYRIKAYELPDAGRDARGQHLANLLAMQPDEHVMEVLDLRDYEVSPYLVLATRSGLVKKTRLAEYDSPRSGGLIAINLRDDDEVIAARLVSEDDDLLLVSRGAKSIRFTASDDALRPMGRATSGVIGMRFIDGDELLAMNVVSDGADVLIATEGGYAKRTPADQYPVQGRGGQGVLTAKIVSARGKLVGAVMVSPEDEVFAITSAGGVIRTSAGEIKQSGRQTMGVRLMNLSEGDSVVALARNAESLDTEENGDNGGDDAE, encoded by the coding sequence GTGACTGAAGTCAACGTCCCGCCGGGGACCCCCGCTGACCGCATCGAGCCCGTGGACATCCAGTCCGAGATGCAGCGCAGCTACATGGACTACGCGATGTCCGTCATCGTGTCCCGGGCTCTTCCCGACGTCCGTGACGGTCTCAAGCCCGTGCACCGGCGTGTTCTCTACGCCATGTACGACGGCGGGTACCGCCCCGACCGCGGATATTTCAAGTGCTCCCGCGTCGTCGGCGACGTGATGGGTTCCTACCACCCGCACGGCGACGCGTCGATCTACGACACCGTCGTGCGGCTCGCCCAGCCCTGGGCGCTGCGCTACACGCTGGTCGACGGCCAGGGGAACTTCGGCTCCCCCGGCAACGACCCGGCGGCCGCCATGCGGTACACCGAGTGCCGGCTCGCGCCGATCGCCATGGAGATGCTCCGTGACATCGACAAGGAGACCGTCGACTTCCAGCCCAACTACGACGGGCGCTCCCAGGAGCCGGTCGTCCTGCCGTCCCGCTTCCCGAACCTCCTGGTCAACGGCGCGGCCGGCATCGCGGTCGGCATGGCGACCAACATCCCGCCGCACAACCTGCGCGAGGTGGCGGAGGGCGTCCGCTGGTGCCTGGACCACCCGGACTCCTCCGACGAGGAGCTCCTGGAAGCGCTGATCGCCCGCATCAAGGGCCCCGACTTCCCGACCGGCGCGCTCATCGTCGGCCGCCGCGGCATCGACGACGCCTACCGCACCGGCCGCGGCTCGATCACGATGCGCGCCATCGTCGAGGTCGAGGAGGACGCCAAGGGCCGCCAGTGCCTGGTCGTCACCGCCCTGCCGTACCAGGTGAACCCCGACAACCTCGCGCTCACCATCGCCGAGCTGGTCAAGGACGGCAAGGTCTCCGGCATCGCCGACGTCCGCGACGAGACCTCCTCGCGCACCGGCCAGCGCCTGGTCATCGTCCTCAAGCGCGACGCGGTCGCCAAGGTCGTGCTGAACAACCTGTACAAGCACACCCAGCTCCAGACCACGTTCGGCGCGAACATGCTGGCCCTGGTCGACGGCGTCCCGAGGACCCTCCGTCTCGACCAGTTCGTCAAGCACTACGTCGCCCACCAGATCGAGGTCGTCGTCCGGCGCACCCGCTACCTGCTGCGCAAGGCACAGGAGCGCGCCCACATCCTCAGCGGCCTCCTCAAGGCCCTGGACCGCATGGACGAGGTCATCGCCCTGATCCGCCGGTCGCCCTCGGCGGCCCAGGCGGTCGGCGGCCTGGTCGAGCTGCTCGAGATCGACGAGATCCAGGCGCAGGCCATCCTCGACATGCAGCTGCGCAAGCTGGCCGCCCTGGAGCGCCAGCAGATCATCGACGAGTACGAGAGCCTCATCACGCAGATCGCCGACTACCAGGAGATCCTGGCGTCGGAGTCCCGGCAGCGGCAGATCGTCTCCGACGAGCTCGGCGAGATCGTCAGCCGGTACGGCGACGAGCGCAAGACCGAGATCATCGCCTACGACGGCGACATGTCCATCGAGGACCTGATCGCCGAAGAGGACATGGTCGTCACGATCACCCGCGGCGGCTACGCCAAGCGCACCCGCACCGACCAGTACCGCGCCCAGAAGCGCGGCGGCAAGGGCGTGCGCGGCGCGCAGCTCCGCCAGGACGACATCGTCGAGCACTTCTTCGTCACCACCACGCACCACTGGCTGCTCTTCTTCACCAACAAGGGCCGCGTCTACCGGATCAAGGCGTACGAACTGCCCGACGCCGGCCGTGACGCCCGTGGCCAGCACCTGGCGAACCTTCTCGCCATGCAGCCCGACGAACATGTCATGGAAGTCCTCGATCTCCGCGACTACGAGGTGTCGCCGTACCTCGTGCTCGCCACCCGCAGCGGCCTGGTGAAGAAGACCCGGCTCGCCGAGTACGACTCCCCGAGGTCCGGCGGCCTCATCGCCATCAACCTCCGCGACGACGACGAGGTGATCGCCGCGCGGCTGGTCTCCGAGGACGACGATCTGCTGCTCGTCTCGCGCGGCGCCAAGTCGATCAGGTTCACCGCCTCCGACGACGCCCTGCGCCCCATGGGCCGGGCCACGAGCGGCGTGATCGGCATGCGGTTCATCGACGGCGACGAACTTCTGGCGATGAACGTCGTCAGCGACGGCGCCGACGTGCTTATCGCGACCGAAGGAGGGTATGCGAAGCGGACACCCGCGGATCAATATCCCGTACAAGGCAGAGGCGGGCAGGGTGTACTGACTGCGAAGATTGTCAGTGCCCGTGGCAAGCTGGTCGGAGCAGTCATGGTGAGTCCCGAAGACGAGGTGTTCGCGATCACCTCTGCCGGCGGGGTGATCCGTACGAGCGCGGGCGAGATCAAGCAGTCCGGCCGTCAAACCATGGGAGTGCGCCTGATGAACTTGTCCGAGGGGGATAGCGTGGTCGCCCTCGCCCGCAACGCCGAGTCGCTGGACACCGAGGAAAACGGGGACAACGGGGGAGATGACGCCGAATGA